Proteins from a genomic interval of Garra rufa chromosome 4, GarRuf1.0, whole genome shotgun sequence:
- the LOC141333501 gene encoding monocarboxylate transporter 2-like, with the protein MPPPVGPPAVPPPDGGWGWAVVGGAFISIGFSYAFPKATTVFFKDIQRIFNASYSQVAWISSIMLAVMYAGGPISSILVNAYGCRPVMIFGGFLCAIGMISASFCNNVVQLYICIGVIGGFGLAFNLQPALTMIGRYFYKKRPIANGLAMAGSPVFLSTLAPLNQYLINEYGWRGSFLILGGLLLNCCVAGSLMRPLVAPPNQAKAVAPAPPPAVKTEKTTAWQTVNKYLDLSLFKHRGFLIYLSGNVIMFLGFFAPIVFLSSYAKDNGVDEYQAAFLLSILAFVDMIARPSMGLLANSRWIRPRIQYFFSFAVLYNGVCHLLCPLVESYRGMVVYAVFFGFAFGMVSAVLFETLMDLVGAQRFSSAVGLTTIVECCPVLIGPPLAGKLVDITKNYKYMYLCCGSVVVLSSIWLFIGNFINYRLLDQERKQEEMYKCADREEKDQTETNAEADTDADAEAAQQLCENKDDVTQRETNI; encoded by the exons ATGCCTCCTCCTGTCGGACCGCCAGCCGTCCCGCCTCCAGACGGTGGGTGGGGCTGGGCTGTGGTGGGCGGGGCCTTCATCTCCATCGGATTCTCTTACGCCTTCCCGAAGGCCACAACTGTGTTCTTCAAAGACATCCAGAGGATCTTCAACGCCTCGTACAGTCAGGTTGCCTGGATCTCCTCCATCATGCTAGCCGTCATGTACGCTGGAG GTCCTATCAGCAGTATTCTGGTGAACGCATACGGCTGTCGTCCCGTCATGATTTTTGGCGGTTTTCTCTGCGCCATCGGGATGATCAGCGCCTCCTTCTGCAACAACGTGGTGCAGCTCTACATCTGCATCGGCGTCATCGGAG GCTTCGGTCTGGCCTTCAACCTGCAGCCGGCGCTCACCATGATCGGGAGGTACTTCTACAAGAAGCGTCCCATCGCTAACGGCTTGGCCATGGCCGGCAGTCCCGTGTTCCTCAGCACGCTGGCGCCGCTCAACCAGTATCTGATCAACGAGTACGGATGGAGAGGAAGCTTCCTGATCCTCGGCGGGCTCCTGCTCAACTGCTGCGTGGCCGGATCGCTCATGAGGCCCCTGGTGGCCCCGCCCAACCAAGCCAAAGCGGTGGCTCCGGCGCCTCCTCCGGCGGTCAAGACGGAGAAAACCACGGCCTGGCAGACGGTCAACAAATACCTGGATCTGTCGCTCTTCAAGCACCGCGGCTTCCTCATCTACCTGTCGGGAAACGTCATCATGTTCCTGGGCTTCTTCGCGCCCATCGTCTTCCTGTCGTCGTACGCCAAAGACAACGGCGTGGACGAGTATCAGGCGGCCTTCCTGCTCTCCATCCTGGCCTTCGTGGACATGATCGCTCGGCCCTCCATGGGCCTGCTGGCCAACTCTCGCTGGATTAGGCCCCGGATCCAGTACTTCTTCAGCTTCGCGGTGCTGTATAACGGCGTGTGTCATCTGCTGTGTCCGCTGGTGGAGAGCTACAGGGGGATGGTGGTGTACGCCGTCTTCTTCGGCTTCGCCTTCGGTATGGTGAGCGCCGTCCTCTTCGAGACGCTGATGGATCTTGTTGGAGCGCAGAGGTTCTCCAGCGCCGTGGGGCTCACCACCATCGTGGAGTGCTGTCCGGTTCTCATTGGACCGCCACTAGCAG GGAAGTTAGTGGACATCACAAAGAACTACAAGTACATGTACCTGTGCTGCGGATCTGTGGTCGTCTTGTCCAGCATCTGGCTCTTTATCGGCAACTTCATCAACTACCGGCTGCTGGACCAAGAGCGCAAGCAAGAAGAGATGTATAAATGCGCCGACCGCGAGGAGAAGGACCAGACGGAGACCAACGCAGAAGCAGACACGGACGCAGACGCCGAAGCGGCGCAGCAGCTCTGCGAGAACAAAGACGACGTCACGCAGCGCGAAACCAACATCTGA